tgtatttattatggatccccattagctgctgccaaagcagagtccagcaaaattaaggcagtttattcaATTAAATCACTTTTGGTCAAGTTATGATCAAAATAAGAAAATGAGACATTTAAAATTACTTTTTTAATTAGACATTACAATGAGCTGAACCAAAACATAATTTCACCAGGGAGCTGCTCTCTCCCATTGCAAGACAGGCCCACTCTGCTGAAGGGTTACTATACTTCTGTACTCATGCTGCAGATATAGGCTAGTAAAAGGTCTCGCATCCTGAGACATATGAATGGTAGTAGGTTGAAAGCTCAGAGCTGAATGACATTCCTTTGGAAATATTGAGTCCATTGGCTTCATAACCATCAATGTTACCATATGAACAAAAGCTGCATTCTGAAAAGCATGTTTGAGTTAACAGAGACCTGTTTCAGTTTGCTTGAGCACAATCTGGGATCAAAATATGAGTACACAAAAAGGCCAATTAATTCACAATATAGCCCACTATAGGGAATCACTTGCCATCTGGAACCCAGTTGCACGAGTCTAAGCACTACActctggctgtgtcccaaatctGTCTTGTTTTTttacttactaaaactgcatactgtgtactaatcgtaCTAAATACTATTTAGAACATACTGTTTAGTAAAATCGAATACAGTTAGCAACAAATAACATACTAGGCTCATCCATACTGAGTGCATAATCTAATGCTCAAATTGCATTGATTCCTGCCATTTGTTTATTTTGGTAAAGCACATCACCAtatctgattatcagctgttaTCAAACACACGTGGGTCTCGAAAAACTATTCTCTTCCTTAACAGTGTGCAGTGAATTTTACTAGATGAAGTGCCGaaatgagtatgacatcctggcatttaaagcatacGCAATTTTTGACATTGCACATACTATGAACCATATTTTTGCATACCCAAAATACCTACTATTTTGAATGCAAGTATGGCTATTTGGACAGTCAATATCTTTCCTGACATAATTTTGTCACAACAATGTCCAGAATGTTGACAATTAAATGTATGCAATGGTGAAAATTTTAAATCACATCTTGCAGTGTTTTCGTCAATACAAATCTAAAACAAATACCTACATTTGCTAAATGTTTTCTGTATTAAAAACATGTGTAATATAAAGTGTTGTAGTTGTCCCAAACAAGCTAGACTAAACATCAGACTTTAGTTCTGAAAGGAAAAACTATGAATCAGACCCTTATGTTACTCACAATCCAACAGTATCTTTAAAACCATACATGAACCAAGCCTGAGCCCTAATGAAAAGATACAAATCCAGCTCCAttagaaaatatataaaaatgtgaTAAAGAATAGGCAAAGTTGGTCCTCTCTGTAGCTTTGAATTATGAACACATTTAATTGATATTCATCAAGCCACATAATATCACTTAGGCTTGCTACAGAGTAGAAGCTAACCCTTATTCATGACTCCAATTCCACTGCATTACATTGAGCCAATGGACTTGGCTCAATGCCAACACTGCACAAATGCTTTGCCTAAACTCAAATACGCCTTGCAGTTGGAAACATTTGGAACTTAACTTACATataaccaaccccccccccccccccaaatacaaaatatacactTCTCTAAGCAGTTTAGGAAAGTTGCACCCGGCTGTATTTTCAAGAACACCGCCTCCAACAGGCTACACTTCCTCCCCTCCAAACGTCTCCAATGGCGCGTAAAGGTTACTACAAGTTTCACTCCGTTGATCTACGTGCGTGCGAATTTTGGAGCAGCGGACCCCTGTTGGTAAAATGATATCTTCACCGGTCCCACTCTAATTCACAAGGAGGCGAcagcatttattttttattttgtcattTAATTTTGTGAAATCAAGGAAGAGTCGCCTTCCCTTGCTAGTAGTAGCTAGTTGGGAGCCTGGCTAGCTGGCGTTAGCCTAACTTAAAACATAGCTAGCCTTTTTAGCTTCTCACATCTCCATGTGAAAacgtacaggagggtagctctccgggaacagggttggggagCCCAGCATATAGCATTGATCAGATCAAGGAACCATACAGCAACACTGCCCCCGTGTTGCGGAAGGAATGGTACAGCTCTCCAAAATGTTCAGGTAGTACAAAAGTACGTTGAATGCCGGAGCATATTACAAGGAGCTGCCCCTTTTGTGACGAAAAACGACATTGCAACACTGCGCTACATGGCTTCCGCAGTGTGAATTTACCTTAACCGGGGAGGAAGTTTCATACCTCCACAGAGGGccgtttaaaaaataataatgccAGGTGCAACTTTGCTAAACTGCATCATTTGTATTTGAATGATTATTTCACCCTGATGGGAAAGTTTGCAACTAAAGGTTTCCAAAACCGTATCGCAAGCAAGGATTATTAAAGTTTCTAAACGTTAAAACAGAGCGTCTGGATTGTAGTTCACATGGAGCCAGCTGTCCTCCATACCATCAGCTAAGAACCCAACACCGGGACCGGCTGTAAGACACCTTGGGTTCTCAAGAGCTAAGTAGAAGCAAACTATAAGCCAGAAAACCAAGTTTATTAAGATAAATTAGTTATAGGGTCATCATAGTAATCAAAATAAATGGAGATCAAACTTCtctttattatatatttatttgagAAGTAAAGTTATGTTACTTGCCTGAATTTGACTTTTTTGTAGTTTAATCTAAAACAGTAATCACTCAATCATTAGGACTTGTAATTTGATGTTAGCCATGTCAACCCCTCATATAGTCCGTCTCCCGTGGTCGCACAGGAGGGCTGAACATACCAATTCCTATCTCTAATGCGGGTCAATCCTAGTTTCTCTTGGATTTCGTGTGGTTTCATGGCATCGGGCAGGTCTTGCTTATTGGCAAAAATCAAGATGATGGCGTCCCTCATCTCACGGTCATTAATGATGCGATGGAGTTCCTGCCTGGCCTCATCAATGCGATCTCTGTCTGCGCAATCCACAACAAAGATTAACCCTTGTGTGCCCGTGTAGTAGTGTCGCCACAGGGGACGGATCTTATCTTGGCCTCCAACGTCCCATACATTGAATTTTACGTTTTTGTAAGTCACAGTCTCAACGTTGAAACCAACTGTGGGAATTGTGGTGACTGACTGTCCAAGTTTCAGTTTGTAAAGGATGGTGGTCTTTCCAGCAGCATCAAGTCCAAGCATCAATATTCTCATCTCCTTGTTGCCAAAGATTTTCGATAGCATTTTCCCCATCATGTAAACAGTGCATAAATATTCCGTTCCAAATGAAAAAAATGGTTGGATTCTTCAATATTTCCCTTTTTACTTCCTTAATGTCAAAACCATGCAGGCTAACTTTATTTGCTTAACCGGGCGTAACTAGGCAACTAATTACAAATGGACATGGTGTGAAATATGAAGCTCAAACTGAGCCATGTGCGGGTCTATCAATGCTTTACAATGTGTCGGCCAAAGAAAGGAGTCTCAAACTGGCAACAATAATATTCTTGGTGGCAAATCATTAGCTAACTTGTAGTATTGCTGTTCATAACATATTTCTCAGAGTTTGAGACATCCGAGTTCAAATGTGTACCCAAAGGTGAGATAAGTAAATTGTATGACAAGCCGCCTAAGTATACTGTTACTTCTTAATTGTAGCTGACACAAAATGTTCATACTATTGATTTCTATTCTTTTCAGGGTCGGGAGGGGGCGGGGTAGTGAATCTGTTGATAGAGCAAGGAAGTCGAATAGGCCCTCCAAAAAACCTGCGGTACTTCTTACTTCCTCTTGGTGAATGTGTCTCGAGGTCCCCCTCCTCGTCCTTGTTCCGATCAACACCACCGGAGGAGAAAGGCAATGTTCTGCAGCTATTCCATCAAACGTCACGCTGGGCTACACACTCGTTCGTAGGAGCCCGTTCTCCTAAAGTCCCGGCGACGAAGGTCATTGATTCAATTTTTAAAAATCCCTTCTTGTCCCCCTGAAACAGAAGAGGATAATGAGGAGTGTCAGAAAGCTCAACTTAGCAAGTtaacagctagctagcttgctaacactAGCTTGCTAACTTAGCTACCTACATGCTGCATTGTGGATAGCTCAACAAAATTGAAAAATGCAGACGTTAGTCGGTAACTTACGTTCCGTGTATCTTTTACACAAATCtccccaaaatatatatattatattctgtTTCCCCCCTCTATTAGTAATTTCCAAACCGCTTTCGTCTATCTCTCCTTTTCAGCCGAGTTGCAATGCTACTCTGATCTACCGGAAAGGTGTGGACTACATCACCAGTCACTTCCTCTGGATCGTTCAGTAGTTAGTTGGCTTGCGCAAGAGCTTTCACAGCTTGAACGTCATTTCGGCTCCACGGATTACTCTGACATTACGTGCATTGTCCGAAATGCGGTCCATTGATTCGTATAACGTAAATGCATTACGCGAATTTAACCAGTACTGGTTCAGGTGCAAATTTTGTAAAGAGCAGGAAAATGTAACGCACCatacaatgatgtatataaacccatCGGCACCATACATGGAAGTGGATGCCTCTATTTGGTGCCCGTGCATGGTGCTAAAGAATATCTAACAAAATATTAGCTAGTCTAAATGTATTGGGTAAATGTATTTAATTACATGATGGAAGACCAATTCATTCGTATCAATTTTACAGCACATAAAACACGTAGGCCCATGGTTACAACATGAAAAATGAAATTGCAACAGGATTAATATGCATTTTTAAATGAAAGTAGTGCATTTGGCATGCTTAATAAACATATATTTTAAAATTTAGGTTACTTTCTAGCCTTAAATGAAAAAATGCATGCAGGCTAGGTTACTGTGTGAAGCATGGACTGCACAAAAATGGTATGTAGGCTTGGTCTACGTCCTCGATACAAAGTGTAATAACACCACCATGTGGCATGCATTGGCACTGCTTTTCATTTTACTTAAGTTATTGACCAAATATATATGCAGGTACGCATAGCCACAAGTCTGTCACTCAGTTTACAAGTCCTAGTCTATCTCTTGGAGCACCAATAGTGGTGGGTAGGTTGTCTATTATCTGTCAGTTTTGTTAAACTGTTTAAATCTCTGTGTGGATGCATGTGAGAGGGATACTCTCTGTGTTCTGATGCTGGCTGACCTCATGACCTGTGGGCTGTTTGGATCTTGCTGGTTCCAGCTAGGCTCTTGGTTGGTGTCTGGCTGACCTGTAGATGACAAAATCATGTGTTTCCATTTCCTGAAAGGTTCCATCGTTTGGATCATGGCCATGTGTCTGTGTCTTATATCTGCAAACGTCAAGGTTGCCCAAGTAGGCTGTCTGACAACAGCCCTAGTCCAAATCATGTTAGTCTCAACACCGGCAGAATGGTCCAAGGACAATCTCGGGTCGGGTTGTGGTTCCTCAGTGTCACTCCTCCCATCCACAGATGTGGCCATCTGGGCCCTGGTAGACCCCATTCTCCAGCTCCCTGTCTGTGCACTGTGGAGGGCAGGAAGAGTGGAGCTGCAGGGAATCTTTGCACTAGACCTCTGGGATGAGAGACAGCAGCCAGGCCCCAGTCTCCCCAGTGCTCAGTAGTACAGTGTCTGCTGCTTTTCGATCCCCCCATACAGTATATATGCTCCAAATCCAGGCTATGGAGCAGGCCCTTATGTTGTTGGACTTGGTACCTGTATAGTTCATGCTTTGTGGCAGTGAGCGGCTTCTGCATTTACATGGcggacgtgagtaaaacatttaaacgtgttaaccctctcaaggctgccgtcccagacggcatccctagccgcgtcctcagagcatgcgcagaccagcaggctggtgtgtttacggacatattcaatcaatcccaatcccagtctgctgtccccacatgcttcaagattgttccTGCTCCCAAGAAacctaaggtaactgaactaaatgactgtcGCTCCGTAgctctcacttctgtcatcatgaagtgctttgagagactagtcaaggatcatatcacctcctccCTACCTGCTACCCTAGACCGACTCCAATTTGCTtatcgccccaataggtccacagacgatgcaatcgccatcacactgccctatcccatctggacaagaggaatacctatgtaagaatgctgttcattgactacagctcagcattcaacaccatagtaccctccaaactcatcattaagcttgagaccctgggtctcgaccccgccctgttcaactgggtcctggacttcctgacgggccgctcccaggtggtgaaggtaggaaacaacatctccactccgctgatcctcacactggggtcccacaagggtccattctcagccctctcctgtactccttgttcacccacgactgcgtggccatgcacgcctccaactctatcatcaagtttgcagacaacactacagtggtaggcttgattaccaacaaagacgagacagcctacagggaggaggtgagcgcccttggagtgtggtgtcaggaaaataacctctcactcaatgtcagcaaaacaaaagagatgattgtggacttcaggaaacagcaaatgGAGCACCCCCCTACGATGGgaaagcagtggagaaggtggaaagttttaagttcctcggtgtacatatcaccgacaaactgaaatggtccacgcacacacagagtgtggtgaagaaggcataacattgcctcttcaacctcaagaggttgaaaaaatgtggcttgtcaccgaaaaccctcactaacttttacaggtgcacaattgagagcatcctgtcgggctgtatcaccgcctggtacggcaactgcaccgcccacaaccacagggctctccagagggtagtgcggtctgcacaatgcattaCCGGCGGAaaactacctgccttccaggacacctacaacacctgaTGTcaaggaaggcaaaaaagataatcaaggacaataaccacccgagccactacctgttcaccccgcttccatccaaaaggcgaggtcagtacaggtgcatcaaagctgggacagagagattgaaaaacagcttctatctcaaggccatcagattatTTAACAGCCACCATTAGCGCAGAGAGGTGGCTGCcaacctacagacttgatatcattggccactttaataaatggaacactagtcactttaataatgccactttaagaatgtttacgtatctcacattactcatctcacacGGTTGAAGTCGGAATAAccataaccaaatacatttaaactctgtttttcacaattcctgacatttattcagagtaaaaattccttttcttaggtcagttaagatcaccactttattttaagaatgtgaaatgtcagaataatagtagagaatgatttatttcagtttttatttctttcatcacaatcccagtgggtctgaagtttacatacactcaattagtatttggtagcactgcctataaattgtttaacttaggtcaaatgtttctggaagccttccacaagcttcccacaataagttgggtgaattttggcccattcctcctgtcagagctggtgtaaccgagtcaggtttgtaggcctccttgctcgcacacgctttttcagttctg
The sequence above is a segment of the Salvelinus fontinalis isolate EN_2023a chromosome 15, ASM2944872v1, whole genome shotgun sequence genome. Coding sequences within it:
- the LOC129811702 gene encoding ADP-ribosylation factor 6-like — encoded protein: MMGKMLSKIFGNKEMRILMLGLDAAGKTTILYKLKLGQSVTTIPTVGFNVETVTYKNVKFNVWDVGGQDKIRPLWRHYYTGTQGLIFVVDCADRDRIDEARQELHRIINDREMRDAIILIFANKQDLPDAMKPHEIQEKLGLTRIRDRNWYVQPSCATTGDGLYEGLTWLTSNYKS